From a region of the Triticum aestivum cultivar Chinese Spring chromosome 7D, IWGSC CS RefSeq v2.1, whole genome shotgun sequence genome:
- the LOC123170504 gene encoding proline-rich receptor-like protein kinase PERK8 — translation MRTLLQAKGGGRGGGGGGGGGAADAAADAVDTVTGTITPPPSSTDDSPPPPASDSSSDPPPSPSSSSSPPPPTPSSPSDPPPAPSSPPPSPPLAPPPSPAASSPPPPEALPPPPPVASPPPPPDALPPPPPSPVSAAPPPADAAPPPPDNTPPPPDNAAAPPPSSTQAPPPSQSQAKPPSSKASPPPAAEEPTASPVVDATPPPKKSAVDYAPPPSARTSSSATAHSPPASAVTPPTADRSVTAPAPPSTGGMSSGATAGVAVVAVIAFLCFAGVFVCLTKRRKRKYSDQYYPGFAAPPYTPQHMSGEAPFLRVPSAPGSGNFSQPGMSAMMSQSYGNQQQQQQYQYQQQPPPPQFASANYSSTMGSQGPARSVATSGDLSVGNSKSFSFDELYEITGGFSRDKLLGEGGFGCVFKGTLGDGREVAVKQLKGGGGQGEREFQAEVEIISRVHHRHLVSLVGYCISEDHRLLVYDFVANDTMHHNLHGRGRPVMDWPTRVKIAAGSARGLAYLHEDCHPRIIHRDIKSSNILLDDNFEAQVADFGLARLAENDVTHVSTRVMGTFGYLAPEYASTGKLTEKSDVFSFGVVLLELITGRKPVDSSRPLGDESLVEWSRPLLNRAIDEQEFEELVDPRLDGNYDDVEMFRVIEAAAACIRHSAARRPKMGQVVRILDSLTLNDVDLTNGVQPGKSQMFNAANTADIRQFQRMAFGSQDFSSSEYTQSKASLSGRRDL, via the exons ATGAGAACTCTGCTCCAAGCTAAAGGCGGTGgtcgcggtggcggtggcggtggcggtggcggtgccgCCGACGCGGCTGCCGATGCAGTAGACACCGTGACAGGCaccatcacgccgccgccctcctcGACCGACGATTCGCCGCCGCCTCCTGCTTCCGACTCCTCTTCCgaccctcctccttctccctcgtcctcctcttctCCACCGCCGCCTACCCCATCATCTCCCTCGGACCCACCACCGGCTCCGTCTTCGCCCCCGCCATCACCGCCACTCGCACCGCCTCCTTCGCCCGCGGCGTCTTCTCCCCCTCCGCCAGAGGCATTGCCGCCTCCTCCGCCGGTGGCATCCCCTCCACCTCCACCTGATGCATtgcctcctccgccgccctccCCGGTCTCTGCTGCCCCGCCTCCGGCAGACGCCGCACCGCCCCCACCTGATAATACTCCGCCGCCACCGGATAACGCGGCCGCGCCCCCACCTTCTTCCACTCAGGCGCCTCCACCATCGCAATCGCAGGCCAAGCCGCCTTCTTCCAAAGCGTCGCCTCCGCCTGCCGCCGAGGAGCCAACAGCGTCTCCAGTGGTGGACGCCACGCCGCCACCAAAGAAATCCGCCGTGGATTATGCCCCGCCTCCATCAGCGCGGACGAGCTCATCTGCCACGGCGCACTCACCTCCTGCCTCAGCAGTAACACCGCCCACGGCTGATAGAAGCGTAACGGCACCGGCACCGCCAAGCACTGGCGGCATGAGCTCCGGCGCCACGGCGGGCGTGGCAGTCGTGGCCGTGATCGCCTTCCTCTGCTTCGCGGGCGTGTTCGTCTGCCTGACGAAGCGGCGGAAGCGGAAGTACTCGGACCAGTACTACCCGGGCTTCGCCGCGCCGCCGTACACGCCGCAGCACATGTCCGGCGAGGCGCCGTTCCTGCGGGTGCCGTCCGCGCCGGGGTCGGGGAACTTCAGCCAGCCGGGAATGTCCGCGATGATGAGCCAGTCGTACGggaaccaacagcagcagcagcagtaccagtaccagcagcagccgccgccgccgcagttcGCGTCGGCGAACTACAGCAGCACGATGGGGAGCCAGGGGCCGGCTCGGAGCGTGGCGACGTCGGGCGACCTCAGCGTGGGCAACAGCAAGTCGTTCTCGTTCGACGAGCTGTACGAGATCACGGGCGGGTTCTCGCGCGACAAGCTGCTCGGGGAGGGCGGGTTCGGGTGCGTGTTCAAGGGCACGCTCGGCGACGGCCGGGAGGTGGCCGTGAAGCAGCTCAAGGGCGGCGGCGGGCAGGGCGAGCGCGAGTTCCAGGCGGAGGTGGAGATCATCAGCCGCGTCCACCACCGCCACCTCGTCTCCCTCGTCGGCTACTGCATCTCCGAGGACCACCGCCTCCTCGTCTACGACTTCGTCGCCAACGACACCATGCACCACAACCTCCACG GGAGGGGAAGGCCGGTGATGGACTGGCCGACGAGGGTGAAGATCGCGGCGGGATCGGCGCGGGGGTTGGCCTACCTGCACGAAGATT GTCATCCAAGGATCATCCACAGGGACATCAAGTCATCCAACATCCTGCTCGATGACAACTTCGAAGCTCAG GTCGCAGATTTCGGGCTCGCCAGGCTCGCGGAGAACGACGTGACGCACGTCTCGACGCGCGTGATGGGCACATTCGG GTACTTGGCGCCGGAGTACGCTTCGACCGGGAAGCTGACGGAGAAGTCGGACGTGTTCTCCTTCGGCGTGGTGCTGCTGGAGCTCATCACCGGCCGCAAGCCCGTCGACTCGTCCCGCCCCCTCGGCGACGAGAGCCTCGTAGAGTGG TCGAGGCCGCTGCTGAACCGCGCGATCGACGAGCAGGAGTTCGAGGAGCTGGTGGACCCTCGCCTCGACGGCAACTACGACGACGTCGAGATGTTCCGCGtcatcgaggcggcggcggcgtgcatCCGGCACTCGGCCGCCAGGAGGCCCAAGATGGGGCAG GTCGTTAGGATCCTGGACAGCCTGACCCTGAACGACGTGGACCTGACCAACGGCGTGCAGCCCGGGAAGAGCCAGATGTTCAACGCCGCCAACACGGCGGACATCAGGCAGTTCCAGCGGATGGCGTTCGGCAGCCAGGACTTCAGCTCCTCCGAGTACACCCAGTCCAAGGCCAGCCTGAGCGGCAGGAGGGATCTGTAG